Proteins encoded by one window of Juglans regia cultivar Chandler chromosome 15, Walnut 2.0, whole genome shotgun sequence:
- the LOC109020065 gene encoding zinc finger protein VAR3, chloroplastic — MSASKFLHFGTALFLRTSTPPSPLVSLKSLRFLRFSSSAAVDPLTNGTTVTISSPHHQPHPWPEWVTFVDRLKTKGYFVELPPEAKQEAGADVGPGDAKSLYIDMNLVKDACLSFARDRYDVFKSLSTKDIQMVVEGGCPNLFRKSVNSAKRLRAFVRLDEGEVCSTCILRGSCDRAYVILKEDEAAARTVDIVRILLFYALDPLVISGGEKPPGRDTIESSARKLFSELIDLSEASPDPVLPRPAVKGMKQKEESVKFMDDKLSQDVEMKRGDWMCPKCSFLNFSRNIRCLKCQEDGPKGAAGDVEMKKGDWTCPECNFMNFSRNIRCLKCKAEGPKRVSAAEVEMKKGDWNCPQCEFMNFASNRKCLRCREPRPKRQLNPGEWECPSCDFLNYRKNTACLKCNCERPREQATSEYEEHLWRRPY; from the exons ATGTCAGCCTCCAAATTCTTACACTTCGGCACCGCACTCTTCCTACGTACCTCTACACCTCCCTCCCCACTTGTCTCCCTCAAGTCCCTACGTTTCCTCCGCTTCAGTTCCTCCGCCGCCGTCGACCCTCTTACTAACGGTACCACAGTAACAATATCTTCCCCTCACCATCAACCCCACCCGTGGCCTGAATGGGTCACCTTCGTCGACCGCTTGAAGACCAAGGGTTACTTTGTCGAGCTCCCTCCCGAGGCCAAACAAGAGGCCGGGGCTGACGTTGGTCCCGGTGATGCGAAGAGCCTTTATATCGACATGAATCTCGTTAAGGACGCTTGCCTCAGCTTTGCGCGTGACCGCTACGATGTCTTCAA ATCATTATCAACCAAGGATATTCAAATGGTTGTTGAGGGTGGTTGTCCTAATCTTTTTCGGAAATCTGTTAATTCAGCAAAAAGATTGAGAGCCTTTGTGCGTTTGGATGAAGGCGAA GTATGTAGTACTTGCATTCTACGAGGATCCTGTGATAGGGCTTATGTGATTTTAAAGGAAGATGAAGCCGCTGCCCGTACTGTGGATATAGTGCGTATACTGTTGTTCTATGCACTAGATCCCCTTGTTATTTCAGGAGGAGAGAAACCGCCTGGTAGAGATACAATTGAATCATCTGCAAGGAAACTGTTCTCTGAGTTGATTGATCTGAGTGAAGCATCCCCTGATCCAGTACTTCCAAGGCCTGCTGTCAAGGGAATGAAACAAAAGGAAGAGAGTGTAAAGTTCATGGATGATAAACTGTCTCAAGATGTTGAGATGAAGAGAGGGGATTGGATGTGTCCTAA ATGCAGTTTTTTGAACTTCTCTAGAAATATCCGATGCCTAAAATGCCAGGAAGATGGCCCTAAAGGAGCTGCAGGTGATGTTGAAATGAAAAAGGGGGACTGGACTTGTCCTGA ATGCAATTTCATGAATTTTTCTAGAAATATACGTTGCCTGAAGTGCAAAGCAGAGGGGCCAAAGAGGGTTAGTGCAGCGGAGGTGGAAATGAAAAAAGGAGATTGGAACTGCCCGCA GTGCGAGTTCATGAACTTTGCTAGTAATAGGAAGTGTTTGCGCTGCCGAGAGCCACGGCCTAAAAGACAGCTAAATCCTGGAGAATGGGAATGCCCCtc ATGTGACTTTTTGAATTATAGAAAGAACACAGCATGCCTGAAGTGTAACTGCGAACGCCCCAGAGAACAAGCAACTTCTGAGTATGAAGAGCATTTATGGAGGCGGCCTTATTAG
- the LOC109020064 gene encoding ERAD-associated E3 ubiquitin-protein ligase component HRD3A-like: MTRSAILKLLVTLIVLISLFPVSFTVQPYTIVLTGEHFKQSFSSDDFPDWDEFGDSGSPHMPEDELDPGSWQPIFEPASPSQATGSSNTSTTLEALYFSGVSKMVSAASSGDARLMEEAAAEIENAASEGHAHARSVLGFLHGMGLMKQRNKAKSFMYHQFAAEGGNMQSKMALAYSYARQERYEIAVEIYAKLADVAVKSFLVSKYPPANEPVRIHIGAEENEEVLMSFRGEDAEKVQILKLLAQNGDAEAMYTIGMFYYLGLRGLRPDHAKAVSWFLKAVEKREPGSMAVLGEIYVRGVGVERNYTKALELLTLASRQQIHSAYNGIGYLYVKGYGVDSKNYTKARECFKKAASKNDSSAQYNLGVMYLKGIGVKKNLWTAYEYFKKAANAAEPKAFYQLAKMLQTGVGLKKNLQEVNSVALVLKTCKVFCSLVNVFILSAI; the protein is encoded by the exons ATGACGCGTAGCGCAATCCTGAAGCTCTTAGTAACTCTCATCgttctgatctctctctttcctgTCTCTTTCACCGTCCAACCATACACCATCGTTCTCACTGGGGAACACTTCAAGCAGTCCTTCTCTTCCGACGACTTCCCCGACTGGGACGAGTTCGGCGACTCCGGCTCACCCCACATGCCCGAGGACGAGCTTGACCCCGGATCATGGCAACCAATCTTTGAGCCGGCCTCCCCTTCTCAAGCCACTGGCTCATCCAATACGAGTACGACTCTAGAGGCGCTGTACTTCTCCGGTGTGTCCAAGATGGTCTCAGCAGCGAGCTCCGGAGACGCTCGGTTAATGGAAGAGGCCGCAGCGGAGATCGAAAACGCGGCCAGTGAGGGCCACGCTCACGCAAGGTCCGTGCTTGGGTTCCTGCACGGGATGGGATTGATGAAGCAGAGGAACAAGGCCAAGTCTTTTATGTACCATCAATTTGCTGCCGAGGGGGGCAATATGCAGTCCAAGATGGCCCTCGCCTATTCCTACGCGCGTCAAGAG AGGTATGAGATAGCAGTTGAAATTTACGCCAAGTTAGCAGACGTAGCTGTAAAAAGTTTCTTGGTTTCAAAATATCCACCTGCGAATGAACCAGTCAGAATCCACATCGGGGCGGAGGAGAATGAGGAGGTCCTGATGAGCTTCAGAGGAGAGGATGCTGAGAAAGTACAGATTCTGAAACTTCTGGCACAGAATGGGGACGCTGAAGCCATGTACACAATTGGCATGTTTTACTACTTGGGGCTTAGAGGATTGAGGCCTGATCATGCCAAGGCAGTGTCGTGGTTTTTGAAGGCTGTGGAGAAGAGGGAGCCAGGGTCAATGGCAGTTCTTGGAGAGATATATGTTCGGGGAGTTGGGGTTGAGAGGAACTACACGAAAGCGCTTGAATTGCTTACCCTTGCTTCCAGACAGCAAATTCATTCGGCTTATAATGGGATAGGGTATTTGTATGTCAAAGGCTATGGTGTTGACAGCAAGAATTATACCAAG GCAAGAGAGTGCTTTAAGAAGGCTGCTAGTAAGAACGATTCCAGCGCCCAATATAACCTCGGAGTAATGTATCTAAAAGGGATTGGGGTAAAGAAGAATTTGTGGACAGCATATGAGTATTTTAAGAAGGCTGCTAATGCAGCTGAACCGAAGGCATTCTACCAGCTGGCAAAGATGTTACAAACCGGTGTGGGGCTTAAGAAGAACCTTCAAGAGGTAAATTCAGTTGCACTGGTCTTAAAGACTTGCAAGGTCTTCTGCTCTCTAGTAAACGTTTTTATTCTTTCGGCAATATGA